From a region of the Qipengyuania spongiae genome:
- a CDS encoding LptA/OstA family protein has protein sequence MLRKPSSPAAALGTRAAKSFLLGFAATAVAFAGIQLNAQAIAGHNSNAPVDYAANRIELQDRQNRVVLSGNVVITQAGLTLNAARTLVNYSDAGSLQIQRIMATGGVTVTRGNERARGDNAVYDFNRRIITMAGNVRLNRGSDTLNGGRLVIDLASGVSSVDGSASGSSSVEGVEARESGGRVSGTFSVPEGD, from the coding sequence ATGCTTCGAAAGCCGTCTTCCCCCGCCGCCGCTCTCGGCACGCGTGCGGCGAAATCCTTCCTGCTCGGCTTCGCCGCGACGGCGGTCGCCTTTGCCGGCATCCAGCTGAACGCGCAGGCGATCGCCGGGCACAATTCCAACGCTCCGGTCGATTATGCCGCGAACCGGATCGAGCTGCAGGACCGGCAGAACCGCGTGGTCCTGTCGGGCAATGTCGTGATCACCCAGGCCGGGCTGACGCTGAACGCCGCGCGGACGCTGGTGAACTATTCCGACGCAGGCAGCCTGCAGATTCAGCGGATCATGGCGACCGGCGGGGTGACCGTGACGCGCGGCAACGAGCGGGCGCGGGGCGACAATGCGGTCTACGATTTCAACCGGCGGATCATCACGATGGCTGGCAATGTCCGCCTCAATCGCGGCTCCGACACGCTCAACGGCGGACGGCTGGTGATCGATCTTGCAAGCGGCGTCTCGAGCGTCGACGGCAGCGCCAGCGGCTCTTCCTCGGTCGAAGGTGTCGAGGCGCGCGAGAGCGGCGGCCGGGTCAGCGGCACCTTTTCGGTTCCCGAAGGCGACTGA
- the holA gene encoding DNA polymerase III subunit delta translates to MKATNRDYAAKLKTAIGQAGIFFFCGQDEAGASAAARDLVAALPDTGEKVEMSGADLKSDPARLGDEARSTSLFGDSRHIWVRASGDEAHDAIATLIETGEAGAGEACPVIVVATSATDKSRTAKLLEKRKDALVAMFYPPDLASVTQTVRALGDGAGVHFDHALAERIARAANLDVRLAASEIEKLALYLDAAPQSPKKPTADDLDAVAAGCEEDGFMPLVNVVLGGEGGRLSAELVRMRQVGLNPVGTLLAFERRAAQLARIAAKLGPRGKFEDLGRGDKAQLCIFFREERDIRAQAQNWRGRKLDMLTMRLTELHRELLTNSQAAEMLLAQGLTRICRFATR, encoded by the coding sequence GTGAAGGCGACCAATCGTGACTATGCGGCCAAGCTGAAGACCGCGATCGGCCAGGCGGGCATCTTCTTCTTCTGCGGGCAGGACGAGGCCGGGGCGAGTGCCGCCGCGCGCGATCTCGTCGCCGCGCTGCCCGACACGGGCGAGAAGGTCGAAATGAGCGGCGCGGACCTCAAATCCGATCCGGCCCGGCTAGGTGACGAGGCACGCTCGACCTCGCTGTTCGGCGACAGTCGCCACATCTGGGTGCGCGCCAGCGGCGACGAGGCACACGACGCGATTGCGACCCTGATCGAGACGGGCGAGGCCGGAGCGGGCGAGGCGTGCCCGGTGATCGTCGTCGCCACCTCCGCCACCGACAAGTCGCGCACCGCCAAGCTGCTCGAAAAGCGCAAGGATGCGCTGGTCGCGATGTTCTATCCGCCCGATCTCGCCTCGGTCACGCAGACCGTGCGGGCGCTGGGCGACGGGGCGGGCGTTCATTTCGATCACGCACTGGCCGAACGCATTGCGCGGGCCGCCAATCTCGATGTCCGGCTGGCCGCCTCGGAGATCGAGAAGCTGGCGCTTTATCTCGATGCCGCGCCGCAATCGCCGAAAAAGCCCACGGCCGACGATCTCGATGCCGTGGCCGCCGGTTGCGAGGAGGACGGCTTCATGCCGCTGGTCAATGTCGTGCTCGGCGGCGAAGGCGGGCGGCTGAGCGCGGAGCTGGTCCGGATGCGACAGGTCGGCCTCAACCCGGTCGGCACCTTGCTCGCCTTCGAGCGGCGGGCAGCGCAACTGGCGCGGATCGCCGCCAAGCTCGGCCCGCGTGGCAAGTTCGAGGATCTGGGGCGGGGCGACAAGGCACAGCTCTGCATATTCTTCCGCGAGGAGCGCGATATCCGCGCGCAGGCGCAGAACTGGCGCGGGCGCAAGCTCGACATGCTGACCATGCGGTTGACCGAACTGCACCGCGAATTGCTGACCAACAGCCAGGCGGCCGAGATGCTGCTGGCGCAGGGGCTGACCCGAATCTGCCGCTTCGCCACGCGCTAA
- the lptE gene encoding LPS assembly lipoprotein LptE: protein MRILLALLALVLSGCSLQPMYAGGGSGAVAQGLAGVEVPAIEGRAGWLVRNALVDRFAAANAGGNDSAPLYRLDVRLDDRLEGLGVVGDNRVTRERRVLRSRYQLVDLSTGAILLDATAGSDAGIDVVSSEYATIAAEQTALENLAREVADQMVTRIALTLRPES, encoded by the coding sequence ATGCGGATCCTGCTCGCCCTTCTTGCGCTCGTCTTGTCGGGCTGTTCGCTCCAGCCGATGTATGCCGGCGGCGGCAGCGGCGCGGTCGCGCAGGGGCTCGCCGGCGTCGAGGTCCCGGCGATCGAGGGTCGGGCGGGCTGGCTGGTGCGCAACGCGCTGGTTGATCGCTTCGCTGCGGCCAATGCGGGAGGCAACGATTCGGCGCCGCTCTATCGGCTCGACGTGCGGCTCGACGACCGGCTCGAGGGGCTCGGCGTGGTCGGCGACAACCGCGTGACGCGCGAGCGGCGGGTGCTGCGCAGCCGCTACCAGCTCGTCGACCTATCGACCGGCGCGATCCTGCTCGATGCGACGGCGGGCTCGGATGCGGGAATCGACGTGGTGTCGAGCGAATACGCCACCATCGCCGCCGAACAGACCGCGCTCGAGAACCTCGCCCGCGAAGTCGCCGACCAGATGGTAACGCGCATCGCGCTGACGCTGCGCCCCGAATCGTGA
- the leuS gene encoding leucine--tRNA ligase, protein MSETRFDPSSADGRWQRAWDEAQTFRANSNSDKPKSYVLEMFPYPSGRIHIGHVRNYTMGDVLARYKKATGHEVLHPMGWDAFGMPAENAAMEKGVHPGGWTRDNIEHMKAQLKRLGFALDWSRELATCEPEYYGHEQALFLDLYEAGLVYRKESEVNWDPVDMTVLANEQVIDGKGWRSGAEVEKRKLSQWFLRITDFAEELLEGLGTLENWPDKVRLMQENWIGKSRGLEFSFDLSSGDKLPVYTTRPDTIFGASFVAVAADHPLAQGLESDAARDFIALCKKGGTTAAELETAEKLGFDTGITARHPFTGADLPVYIANFVLMDYGTGAVMAVPGHDQRDFEFATKYGLPIPRVVAPSLEEADKPFSGEAEAGEGVIVNSDFLDGMSIEEAKRAIIDRIEQQGTGEGKTVWRLRDWGVSRQRYWGTPIPFIHCETCGVVPAPKSSLPITLPDDVDFQTPGNPLERHESWKHVDCPECGGRATRETDTLDTFVDSSWYFLRFASQPEDKPFDREEIAKWLPVEQYIGGIEHAILHLLYARFWTRALNRIGLIDVKEPFASLFTQGMVTHETYSRREGGKTVYYAPDEISRGAERALLKDDGGEVEIGRVIKMSKSKKNVVDPDTIIDTYGADAVRWFMLSDSPPERDLPWSEAGIEGCHRFVHRLWRLFGQHEATASGEDKALDRKTHQTVAAVAGDIEALGFNKAVARIYELTGAVEKAAPSASRSAAIRTLVQLVAPMMPHLAEEAWTGMGGQGLVADAAWPQVDPALLVEDEVTIAVQHMGKLRDTLTAPKGASKDDLEAMALASEKVRRSIDGATVRKVIVVPDRLVNIVT, encoded by the coding sequence ATGAGCGAGACCCGTTTCGATCCGTCGTCCGCCGACGGACGCTGGCAGCGTGCGTGGGACGAGGCACAGACCTTCCGCGCCAACAGCAATTCCGACAAGCCCAAGAGCTACGTGCTCGAGATGTTCCCCTATCCCAGCGGGCGCATCCATATCGGCCATGTCCGCAACTACACGATGGGCGACGTGCTGGCGCGCTACAAGAAGGCGACCGGCCACGAGGTGCTGCATCCGATGGGGTGGGACGCCTTCGGAATGCCGGCGGAAAACGCCGCGATGGAAAAGGGCGTCCATCCGGGCGGCTGGACCCGCGACAATATCGAGCACATGAAAGCGCAGCTGAAACGCCTCGGCTTCGCGCTCGACTGGAGCCGCGAGCTCGCTACCTGCGAGCCGGAATATTACGGCCACGAACAGGCGCTGTTCCTCGACCTGTACGAGGCGGGTCTGGTCTATCGCAAGGAGAGCGAGGTCAATTGGGACCCGGTCGACATGACCGTGCTCGCCAACGAGCAGGTGATCGACGGCAAGGGCTGGCGTTCGGGCGCGGAGGTCGAGAAGCGCAAGCTCAGCCAGTGGTTCCTCAGGATCACCGACTTCGCCGAGGAGCTGCTTGAAGGGCTCGGCACTCTCGAGAACTGGCCCGACAAGGTGCGGCTGATGCAGGAGAACTGGATCGGCAAGTCGCGTGGTCTGGAATTCAGCTTCGATCTTTCCAGCGGCGACAAACTGCCCGTCTACACCACCCGTCCCGACACGATCTTCGGGGCGAGTTTCGTTGCCGTCGCTGCCGATCATCCGCTGGCGCAAGGGCTGGAGAGCGACGCCGCCCGCGACTTCATCGCGCTGTGCAAGAAGGGCGGCACGACCGCGGCCGAATTGGAAACGGCGGAAAAGCTGGGCTTCGACACCGGGATCACGGCCCGGCACCCCTTCACCGGGGCCGACCTGCCTGTCTATATCGCGAACTTCGTGCTGATGGATTACGGCACCGGCGCGGTCATGGCAGTGCCGGGGCACGACCAGCGCGACTTCGAATTCGCGACCAAATACGGTCTCCCGATCCCGCGCGTCGTCGCGCCCAGCCTCGAGGAGGCGGACAAGCCTTTCTCGGGCGAGGCCGAAGCCGGAGAGGGCGTGATCGTCAATTCCGACTTCCTCGACGGGATGAGTATCGAGGAGGCCAAGCGCGCGATCATCGACCGGATCGAGCAGCAGGGCACGGGCGAGGGCAAGACCGTCTGGCGCCTGCGCGACTGGGGCGTCAGCCGCCAGCGTTACTGGGGCACACCGATCCCCTTCATCCATTGCGAGACCTGCGGCGTGGTGCCCGCCCCGAAGTCCAGCCTGCCGATCACGCTCCCGGACGATGTCGACTTCCAGACTCCGGGCAATCCGCTGGAACGGCACGAAAGCTGGAAGCATGTCGATTGCCCCGAATGCGGCGGCAGGGCCACGCGCGAGACCGATACGCTCGACACCTTCGTCGACAGCTCGTGGTATTTCCTGCGCTTCGCCAGCCAGCCGGAAGACAAGCCCTTCGACCGCGAGGAAATCGCCAAGTGGCTCCCGGTCGAGCAATATATCGGCGGGATCGAGCACGCGATCCTGCACCTGCTCTATGCCCGCTTCTGGACCCGCGCGCTGAACCGCATCGGACTGATCGACGTGAAGGAACCCTTCGCCAGCCTGTTCACGCAGGGAATGGTGACGCACGAGACCTATTCGCGGCGCGAGGGCGGCAAGACGGTCTATTACGCGCCCGACGAGATCAGCCGCGGGGCGGAACGCGCTCTGCTGAAGGACGATGGCGGGGAGGTCGAGATCGGCCGCGTCATCAAGATGTCGAAATCGAAGAAGAACGTCGTCGATCCCGACACGATCATTGACACCTACGGCGCCGACGCGGTGCGCTGGTTCATGCTCAGCGACAGCCCGCCGGAGCGCGACCTGCCGTGGTCCGAAGCGGGGATCGAGGGCTGCCACCGCTTCGTCCATCGCCTCTGGCGCCTGTTCGGCCAGCACGAGGCCACGGCAAGCGGTGAGGACAAGGCGCTCGATCGCAAGACCCACCAGACCGTGGCCGCGGTGGCCGGGGATATCGAGGCGCTCGGCTTCAACAAGGCAGTCGCGCGCATCTACGAACTGACCGGGGCGGTCGAGAAGGCCGCGCCCTCCGCCAGCCGCTCCGCCGCGATCCGCACGCTGGTGCAGCTCGTCGCGCCAATGATGCCGCATCTCGCCGAGGAGGCTTGGACCGGGATGGGCGGACAAGGCCTCGTCGCCGATGCCGCCTGGCCGCAGGTCGATCCCGCGCTGCTGGTCGAGGACGAGGTGACCATCGCGGTCCAGCACATGGGCAAGCTGCGCGACACGCTGACTGCTCCCAAGGGTGCCTCGAAGGACGATCTCGAGGCGATGGCGCTCGCTTCGGAAAAGGTCCGGCGCAGCATCGACGGGGCGACGGTGCGCAAGGTCATTGTCGTGCCCGACAGATTGGTCAATATCGTCACTTGA
- a CDS encoding DUF3576 domain-containing protein, which yields MKTAPMLSRSARIALVLAATGALAACGGRDRPQANLPASQVNTIGVNSYLWRAALETVSFAPLLQADSAGGVIVTDWYSNPANPGERVKLTVSILDLDLRADALRVAASRQVAQGGNWVEAPVQAATVQKLEDIILTKARELRSQTVAS from the coding sequence ATGAAGACTGCGCCCATGCTTTCGCGATCCGCCCGCATCGCTCTCGTCCTTGCCGCGACCGGCGCGCTGGCGGCCTGTGGCGGGCGCGACCGTCCGCAGGCCAATCTGCCAGCATCTCAGGTCAACACGATCGGCGTGAATTCCTACCTCTGGCGCGCGGCGCTGGAGACTGTGAGCTTCGCCCCGCTGCTCCAGGCCGACAGCGCCGGCGGCGTGATCGTGACCGACTGGTATTCCAACCCCGCCAATCCGGGCGAGCGGGTGAAGCTGACCGTTTCCATCCTCGATCTCGACCTGCGCGCCGATGCCCTTCGCGTCGCCGCCAGCCGCCAGGTCGCGCAGGGCGGCAACTGGGTCGAAGCGCCGGTGCAGGCCGCAACCGTCCAGAAGCTGGAGGACATCATCCTCACCAAGGCGCGCGAACTGCGCAGCCAGACTGTAGCCAGCTAA
- the phbB gene encoding acetoacetyl-CoA reductase, with product MGKVAIVTGGTRGIGRAICEALREDGFTVVANYAGNDDAAKKFTDETGIATFKWDVGDHQACIEGCARVTEEVGPIHAVVNNAGITRDGTLLKMSFEDWNDVMRINLGGCFNMAKACFPGMKERGWGRIVNIGSINGQAGQYGQVNYAAAKSGIHGFTKALAQEGARFSITVNAVAPGYIDTDMVAAVPEPVLEKIVAKIPVGRLGQAQEIARGVSFLCSEDAGFVTGSTMSINGGQHMY from the coding sequence ATGGGCAAGGTGGCGATCGTGACCGGGGGCACCCGCGGCATCGGGCGCGCAATCTGCGAGGCACTGCGCGAGGACGGCTTCACCGTCGTCGCCAATTACGCGGGCAATGACGATGCGGCGAAGAAATTCACCGACGAAACCGGCATCGCAACATTCAAATGGGATGTCGGCGATCACCAGGCCTGCATCGAGGGCTGCGCCCGGGTTACCGAGGAAGTCGGGCCGATCCACGCGGTGGTCAACAATGCCGGCATCACGCGCGACGGCACGCTGCTCAAGATGAGCTTCGAGGACTGGAACGATGTCATGCGCATCAATCTGGGCGGATGCTTCAACATGGCCAAGGCGTGCTTTCCGGGCATGAAGGAGCGCGGCTGGGGGCGGATAGTCAATATCGGCTCGATCAACGGACAGGCCGGGCAATACGGCCAGGTCAACTATGCCGCCGCCAAGAGCGGCATCCACGGCTTCACCAAGGCGCTGGCGCAGGAAGGCGCACGCTTCAGCATTACCGTCAACGCCGTCGCGCCGGGTTACATCGACACCGACATGGTCGCCGCCGTGCCCGAGCCTGTGCTCGAGAAGATCGTCGCCAAGATACCCGTCGGCCGCCTTGGCCAGGCGCAGGAGATCGCCCGCGGGGTCAGCTTCCTGTGCAGCGAGGATGCCGGCTTCGTCACCGGATCGACGATGAGTATCAATGGCGGCCAACATATGTATTAA
- a CDS encoding response regulator, whose product MARIIFADDDPIVGAIVQKTLLDAGHAVGVVENGETALAAISRRRPDLLILDITMPGMTGSEVLDRVRRDPELWDLPVLMLTGRRSQSDEDIAIRAGATDYLRKPFDPDQLIVMVEALVRQGETKGPPGTAPRRSI is encoded by the coding sequence ATGGCACGCATAATCTTTGCCGACGACGACCCCATTGTTGGCGCGATCGTCCAGAAAACACTGCTCGATGCCGGCCATGCGGTCGGCGTGGTCGAAAATGGGGAGACGGCCCTTGCCGCGATCTCGCGGCGGCGGCCGGACCTTCTCATCCTCGACATCACTATGCCGGGCATGACCGGCTCCGAGGTGCTCGACCGGGTGCGACGCGATCCCGAATTGTGGGACCTGCCGGTTCTGATGCTGACCGGTCGTCGCTCGCAGTCGGACGAGGATATCGCGATCCGCGCGGGCGCAACGGATTACCTGCGCAAGCCCTTCGACCCCGACCAGCTGATCGTGATGGTCGAGGCGCTCGTGCGGCAGGGGGAGACGAAGGGGCCGCCGGGCACCGCTCCCCGCCGCAGCATCTAG
- a CDS encoding DUF4019 domain-containing protein produces the protein MVRGYDAKSLARRLDVSIHTVNERLRNARRKLEVSSSREAGRLLAAEEAETAEHAPQSLGSKELGDDSAGAATADDGFTTRHRAVWITGGIAMSIVLASLALVAALQTAPVQPTTQSSAATESDSVVSTVLADARAWLALVDAGNWQASWEATGNTFRKQNTLALWSSVSEDVRVPLGRVVSRELVSQDIVPTPPNGHRVIKFRTSFANKPDTVETVALVRDGADWRVVGYLIG, from the coding sequence GTGGTGCGGGGTTACGATGCGAAGTCGCTGGCCCGGCGGCTGGACGTCTCGATCCATACGGTCAACGAACGCCTCCGCAACGCGCGGCGCAAGCTCGAGGTTTCGAGCAGCCGGGAGGCCGGGCGCTTGCTGGCCGCAGAGGAAGCGGAGACAGCCGAACATGCCCCCCAATCGCTTGGGTCCAAGGAATTGGGGGATGACTCGGCTGGCGCGGCGACCGCAGATGATGGCTTCACCACACGGCATCGGGCCGTGTGGATCACCGGAGGAATTGCCATGTCGATCGTCCTTGCTTCCCTGGCGCTTGTCGCTGCCCTGCAAACTGCGCCCGTCCAGCCTACAACTCAGTCAAGCGCCGCCACCGAAAGCGACAGCGTTGTAAGCACGGTGCTCGCGGACGCGCGTGCCTGGCTGGCCCTAGTCGATGCGGGAAACTGGCAGGCCAGCTGGGAGGCGACGGGAAACACGTTCCGGAAACAGAACACCCTCGCTCTCTGGTCCAGCGTATCGGAAGATGTGCGGGTGCCGCTCGGCCGCGTCGTCTCGCGCGAACTGGTGTCGCAGGACATCGTGCCGACCCCGCCCAACGGCCACCGGGTCATCAAGTTTCGCACCAGTTTCGCAAACAAGCCCGACACGGTGGAAACCGTCGCGCTGGTACGCGACGGGGCGGACTGGCGGGTGGTCGGCTATCTGATCGGATGA
- a CDS encoding ribbon-helix-helix domain-containing protein → MSDPYHPPVKRSLAIAGHKTSISLEPLFWDMLLAAAARENVAINALVARIDAERIRSRTPPGLASAIRVWLVEDLRSGAGREIAPHATERGDRC, encoded by the coding sequence GTGTCCGATCCCTACCATCCGCCGGTCAAGCGCTCGCTCGCCATTGCGGGGCACAAGACCTCGATCAGTCTGGAACCGCTGTTCTGGGACATGTTGCTTGCGGCGGCTGCTCGCGAGAACGTTGCGATCAACGCGCTGGTCGCGCGGATCGACGCCGAGCGAATCCGGTCACGGACCCCGCCCGGTCTCGCGAGCGCCATCAGAGTCTGGCTGGTCGAGGATCTGCGGAGCGGCGCAGGCCGCGAAATCGCACCCCATGCAACAGAAAGGGGCGACCGGTGCTGA
- the murA gene encoding UDP-N-acetylglucosamine 1-carboxyvinyltransferase — translation MDKLIIKGGNRLSGTLPISGAKNSALTLIPCALLTEEPVTLRNLPRLADIDGFQHLMTQFGVAHSIPGKRPEEFGRVVTQEATRITSNVAPYDLVRKMRASILVLGPLLARTGEATVSLPGGCAIGNRPIDLHLKALEALGAEIELAEGYVKARAPAAGLPGGEYDFPIVSVGATENAVMAAVLAKGTSRIGNAAREPEIVDLCRLLVAMGAKIEGIGSSELVIRGVKKLYGATYKVMADRIEAGSYACAAAITGGEVFLEGANGEEMDATTNALRAIGVEVEAQEDGVHVRANGPLKGVDLSTAPYPGLATDMQAQLMSLLTKAGGTSVLTETIFENRYMHVPELRRMGADIEVSGRTAIVKGVDRLTGAEVMATDLRASMSLIIAALAAAGETQVRRIYHLDRGYERLEEKLALVGADIERVGDD, via the coding sequence ATGGACAAGCTCATCATCAAGGGCGGCAACCGGCTTTCCGGGACGCTGCCGATCTCCGGCGCGAAGAATTCCGCGCTGACGCTCATTCCCTGCGCGCTGCTGACCGAGGAGCCGGTGACGCTGCGCAATCTGCCGCGGCTCGCCGATATCGACGGGTTCCAGCACCTGATGACGCAGTTCGGCGTCGCCCACTCGATCCCCGGCAAGCGGCCCGAGGAATTCGGGCGTGTGGTCACGCAGGAGGCGACGCGGATCACCTCGAACGTCGCGCCCTACGATCTGGTGCGCAAGATGCGCGCCTCGATCCTCGTGCTCGGACCGCTGCTCGCGCGCACGGGCGAGGCGACGGTCTCGCTGCCGGGCGGATGCGCCATCGGCAACCGGCCGATCGACCTTCACCTGAAAGCGCTGGAGGCGCTGGGGGCCGAGATCGAGCTGGCCGAGGGTTATGTGAAGGCTAGGGCGCCGGCCGCGGGCCTGCCGGGCGGCGAATACGACTTCCCCATCGTCTCGGTCGGCGCGACCGAGAACGCGGTGATGGCCGCCGTGCTCGCCAAGGGAACCAGCCGCATCGGCAATGCTGCGCGCGAGCCGGAGATCGTCGACCTGTGCCGGCTGCTCGTCGCGATGGGCGCCAAGATCGAGGGCATCGGCAGCTCCGAACTGGTGATCCGGGGCGTGAAGAAGCTCTACGGCGCGACCTACAAGGTGATGGCCGACCGGATCGAGGCCGGCTCCTATGCCTGCGCCGCGGCGATCACCGGGGGCGAGGTGTTCCTCGAAGGGGCCAATGGCGAGGAGATGGACGCGACCACCAATGCCCTGCGCGCTATCGGCGTCGAGGTCGAGGCGCAGGAGGACGGCGTGCATGTTCGCGCGAACGGTCCGCTGAAGGGCGTGGACCTCTCGACCGCGCCATATCCCGGCCTCGCCACCGACATGCAGGCGCAGCTGATGAGCCTGCTGACGAAGGCCGGTGGCACCAGCGTCCTGACCGAGACGATCTTCGAGAACCGCTACATGCACGTGCCCGAACTGCGCCGCATGGGCGCGGATATCGAGGTGTCGGGCCGCACTGCGATCGTGAAGGGTGTCGACCGCCTGACGGGGGCGGAGGTCATGGCGACCGATCTGCGCGCCTCGATGAGCCTGATCATCGCCGCGCTCGCCGCCGCGGGAGAGACGCAGGTGCGCCGAATCTACCACCTCGATCGCGGTTACGAGCGGCTGGAAGAGAAGCTGGCGCTGGTCGGCGCGGATATCGAACGCGTCGGCGACGATTGA